The region GTGCCAGTTGAGCGTCAAGAGTTAAAACTTATAAGCCTTTATCTTCCCATTGTTGTTTTTTACGATAAATTGTAGATGGACTCACATCTAACAAGGCTGCAGCTTTGGGGATATTACCGTCACATTGCTCAATAGCAGTTTCGATGGTAATTTTTTCAGTTAACCACAATGGTTGGATCTCACCATCACTGACTTCAGTGACAGCTGAGTTTTGTTCTAAAACCACAATGCCATCAGAGTGCCCTGCATTGATGGGAGCAGCAAGATTAGCGTCTAGCTCGGCAGGATTAACTGCTGGAATGCTTGTAGCAAGATTATTGCTAGGTGCTGAAACTGCAGCAGTCACTTGGGCAGGTAACATCGTTAAGCTCACATCTTCTGCAATATTCAGCACCACAATTTGTCTAATGACATTTTGTAATTGACGCACATTTCCCGGCCATGCGTAATCAATAAAACAGCGCTCAACCTCAGTAGAGAATCGCTTAAATGATTTACCCTCTTCTTTGCTATATTGCTTTAACAGCTTTTTAGCGATTAACATGACATCTTTACCACGTTGCCTAAGCGGTGGAAGTTCAATAGGGATCACGTGTAAACGATAATATAAATCTTCCCTAAAACGCCCTTCCTGAACTTCTTTCCAAGGATCTCTATTGGTCGCACTGATAAAACGTACATCGACTTTTTCTTCCTTGCTGCCACCCACTCGCTGGAATACACCCGTTTGGATAAAGCGCAATAATTTACTTTGCAACTCCATGTCCATTTCACACAGTTCATCAAGAAATAAAGTGCCGCCATCTGCGCGAGTTGCTGCACCATCGCGATTACTCACAGCGCCAGTAAACGCACCTTTGGTGTGACCAAAAATTTCGCTTTCAATTAAATCTTTTGGTATCGAAGCACAGTTCAATGCAATAAAGGGCTCTTCTGAACGAACGCCAGCTTCATGAATCGCTTGCGCGCAGACTTCTTTACCTGTGCCACTTTCCCCCATCACAAAAACGGATGCTTTACTGTTAGCAACGCAATCAATGGTGTTGTATACCGTTTGCATTGCTAATGAATCACCAATAAAACCATGAAAAT is a window of Shewanella donghaensis DNA encoding:
- a CDS encoding sigma-54-dependent transcriptional regulator — translated: MGFSAVLVEDSMSLGALYSEYLCAEGAEVTHVNFGEDALKELARKQPDLLVLDIKLPDMSGMDILTRVQQDYPGITVIMITAHGTIDLAVDAMRAGAFDFLVKPFDSKRLAITVRNALKQRDLLALVTNYENSLPKSNFHGFIGDSLAMQTVYNTIDCVANSKASVFVMGESGTGKEVCAQAIHEAGVRSEEPFIALNCASIPKDLIESEIFGHTKGAFTGAVSNRDGAATRADGGTLFLDELCEMDMELQSKLLRFIQTGVFQRVGGSKEEKVDVRFISATNRDPWKEVQEGRFREDLYYRLHVIPIELPPLRQRGKDVMLIAKKLLKQYSKEEGKSFKRFSTEVERCFIDYAWPGNVRQLQNVIRQIVVLNIAEDVSLTMLPAQVTAAVSAPSNNLATSIPAVNPAELDANLAAPINAGHSDGIVVLEQNSAVTEVSDGEIQPLWLTEKITIETAIEQCDGNIPKAAALLDVSPSTIYRKKQQWEDKGL